The nucleotide sequence GCAGACAAAGTTGCCGCCCGGGGCCAGCAGCCTGAGGGCCACGGCCAGGGCCGCCTCGCACAGGGCCGCCGAGCGCGCTGCGTCGGTGGCCTTGTCGCCGGTGGTGGCCGGCGCCATGTCGCTGATCACGACCTCGAAGGCTTGGGGCGAAAACTCCTCCAGCGGCGAAGGTGTGGCCAGAATATCGCCGCTGATGACCCTGACGTGGGGCGGCAGTGCCACGCTGACCGGTTTGCGGTCGATGCCCACCACCTTGCCGCCGCTGCCGGTAAGCTGCGCCGCGTACTGCAGCCAGGAGCCGGGGGCGCAGCCCAGATCCAGAACCCGCGCGCCCCTGCGGATGATGCGGCAGCGCCGCTGAATTTCCTGCAGTTTGTAAACCGAGCGGGCGGCGAAGTTCTCTTTTTTGGCTTG is from Desulfobacteraceae bacterium and encodes:
- a CDS encoding RlmE family RNA methyltransferase — translated: MPRRGPRPNPWADHYTRQAKKENFAARSVYKLQEIQRRCRIIRRGARVLDLGCAPGSWLQYAAQLTGSGGKVVGIDRKPVSVALPPHVRVISGDILATPSPLEEFSPQAFEVVISDMAPATTGDKATDAARSAALCEAALAVALRLLAPGGNFVCKIFQGEEFKPFAEAVKSAFTQLKILKPRSSRKASKEIFIIGIGKKQEALCPDTASGRPSSTKRGPRTPNGEKSSPV